One segment of Coffea arabica cultivar ET-39 chromosome 7c, Coffea Arabica ET-39 HiFi, whole genome shotgun sequence DNA contains the following:
- the LOC140010648 gene encoding uncharacterized protein, protein MPGVPTDLAVHHLNVDPRFKPVKQKKRSFAPERNEVIKKEVGKLLESKIILEVYYPTWLANPVLVKKEDQSWRMCVDFTDLNKGYHQIEMAEKDREKTSFITEERTYCYRTMPFGVKNAGVTYQRLVNKLFQNQIGRSMEVYVDDMIVKSRTDQRLIPDLREILDILWESRGPETRYAPTKKLVLALVHAARKLRPYFQTHSIVVITDQSLRQIFTKPEVSGRMTKWAVELVEHNIGYQSRTAIKTQVLTDFLAEGASLSMAEPSSLPKDVRPEEPWMLFVDGVSSKERSGAGLLLTSPTGEELTYALRFDFPASNNEAGYEALLTGLRIAHQMGITAIKIRSDSQLVVHQVRGEYEAKEDVMKKYLVKVREAIALFETFEIERVPRSQNKRVDALSKLASSSFAHLSKEVLVEVVKYKSIDRVQVLTIDSPASWITPLADFLSSGVLPENKIETRRLQFRDAKYAYAGGTLYRRSYLSPG, encoded by the exons ATGCCTGGGGTTCCAACTGATCTAGCCGTCCATCACCTTAACGTAGATCCCCGCTTCAAGCCAGTGAAGCAGAAAAAGAGAAGTTTTGCCCCAGAAAGGAATGAGGTGATCAAGAAGGAGGTCGGCAAGCTGCTGGAATCCAAGATCATTCTGGAGGTATACTACCCGACCTGGCTAGCCAACCCGGTCCTGGTGAAGAAGGAGGACCAGTCCTGGAGGATGTGCGTGGACTTCACGGATCTCAATAAG GGATACCACCAGATAGAGATGGCCGAGAAAGACCGGGAGAAAACTTCCTTCATCACTGAAGAAAGAACTTACTGTTACCGGACCATGCCGTTTGGAGTGAAAAACGCTGGAGTTACCTACCAGCGCCTGGTTAACAAATTATTCCAAAATCAGATCGGCAGGAgcatggaggtctacgtggacgACATGATCGTCAAAAGCCGAACTGACCAGCGGCTCATTCCCGACCTGAGGGAGATCTTGGATATCCTATGGGAGAGTCGG GGGCCGGAGACACGGTACGCGCCGACGAAAAAATTGGTTCTTGCCCTAGTACACGCCGCCCGGAAGCTCCGACCTTACTTCCAGACCCACAGCATTGTAGTCATAACCGATCAGTCCTTACGACAGATATTCACAAAACCTGAGGTCTCGGGCAGGATGACCAAGTGGGCCGTCGAGCTGGTCGAGCATAACATCGGCTACCAGTCTCGCACTGCTATCAAAACTCAGGTCTTGACAGACTTTCTTGCTGAGGGAGCGAGTTTGTCCATGGCTGAACCGAGCTCTCTGCCCAAGGACGTACGGCCGGAAGAGCCGTGGATGTTATTCGTGGACGGGGTCTCGAGTAAGGAGAGAAGCGGAGCCGGCCTGCTGCTCACTTCGCCTACCGGGGAAGAGCTGACCTACGCACTCCGATTCGACTTCCCGGCATCCAACAATGAGGCCGGGTACGAGGCCCTATTGACGGGACTGCGGATAGCCCACCAGATGGGTATAACCGCGATCAAAATCCGGAGCGACTCGCAACTTGTAGTCCACCAAGTCCGCGGGGAGTACGAGGCTAAGGAGGACGTCATGAAGAAATACTTGGTTAAGGTACGAGAGGCGATAGCCCTGttcgaaacttttgaaatcgagcGGGTGCCGAGGTCACAGAATAAGCGCGTGGACGCCCTGTCGAAACTGGCGTCCTCCTCGTTCGCTCACCTGAGCAAGGAAGTGttggtggaggtagtcaagTATAAAAGCATTGACCGGGTCCAGGTCTTGACTATAGACAGCCCGGCCTCCTGGATAACTCCCCTCGCGGACTTCCTCAGCTCGGGTGTTCTCCCTGAGAATAAAATCGAGACTCGTCGACTCCAATTCAGAGATGCTAAGTACGCCTACGCTGGGGGGACCCTCTATAGGAGGTCGTATTTGTCCCCTGGCTAA